One Cystobacter ferrugineus genomic window, TCCGTCTCGCACTGCACAAGCGAAAGGCAGTCTTGAGGATTTTTTGAGAAATTACAACCAAATCGAGACGCTGTTGGAGCATGTGGGCAAACCTTTCCAGGAGACAACCAGCAGCGCGTACGCGACGAAGTACCCACGGCGGCTTTCCAATGCTCGACTCACAGATTTTCTCTTGCGAAACGGCAAGGTTGACAAAGACCTGTACCAGCGACTTCGAGAGTTGATCACACTTAGAAACTCGATCATTCATGGTGCTGACCCTGTCGTCAGCCAAGATATCGTCGAAGCCTCCGCGAAGGTACTTGAGGAACTCAGAACGACGCTGACTGAGCATGAGAACGATGAGCCCTAACATGTCCGAGAGGGTGTAACGAGGGTTGTGTGAAGGCGTGGGACTGATCCGCTTTTGTGGCTCTCCCGCAGTTGGTGTGCATCCCACGCGCATTCGGCTGGCCGCACGAGCGAAGCTTGCCTGCCCGCAGATGGTGAAGCACATAAAATGCGGGAGAGCCACGTAATCGGGGCAAGCCCACTACGCGCGAGGAAGATGAGCACCGGACTGACTGAAGACTTGGTGGTGAAGCGAGAAGAGGATGGGGTTCTTCGGGTTTGCGGCAACTCGGCCCAGACTACTCGCGGCGTCCTCTCCCCTATCAGCTCCTTGCTGACCGCTGCTTGGGGCGCCACGCTCGCCTCCTCCGTATCCGGACCCGGCGAGGAGGGCGTCTGAGGACGAGGGGAGTGAAGCGGAAATCTCCGAAAGAACGACTTGGCGTGGGAGTGATCCCCTGCCCGGCTCATACCGGGGTGAAGTCGATGCCGGTGATGCCTTCGTCTTCCATCGCCTGCTTGACGCGCTCGGAGACGAGGAGCGCCACCAGCCAGCCCCAGGGGCGGAAAATGTTGGCGCCTCCAATCTTCTCTGGATCCACCTTGAGCCCGCGGACGTTCTGGTACTCGCCCAGCTTGTCCGGACGCTCGTCCTCCGGCTGCCAATAAAAGACCTCCTCACACCGGGCGTCGTCGATGCAACGGATGACTTGAAGGGTATTGATGATGAACCAGGGTTCTGTCTGCCCCTCCACCTCGGCGGGAAGGAACTGGACTTCCCGGTCGAGACCCAGACGCTCGAAGAGGGAGACAACCCGGCGATGGACGACGGGAATCCCCATGGACAGCGTGTACTCGAGCACGACGCCCGTGGGCCTCACCGGGAAGCGGATCGGCCCCGGGATGTCGAGAACCCTTCCCTCATTGAACTGCCAAGTATCTATCCACTCGCCCTGGGCGTTGACAGGCATGCGCAAATGCCAGCGCTTACGGACGCGCATGTTGTCATGCAATCGATAGTATTTCGCCTGCGTGCTCATGGAGTCTTCGTCGCCAGCTTATTGAGTTTTGAATTGGGCATGCAGACTTCACCTGCGATCTTGTCGAGCATCTTCGTGAGTAGAACCCGGCATTCGGTTTTCGTTTTGCAAATTCCGAGCGCACCCCGCAGTCGATCGAAGACCTCTTGATGGTACGCCTCTGGATGAGGTCCTTTGTGGCCTCGCAGGTAGACGAGATTCGCGGGATCATCCAAGCCCACTCCTGCTCGCGCGAAGAGTTCCTCGAACAGGGGGGTCCAGGGTCCGCCCGTGGCCTCGGATGTGTTGTTCTTGTCGGTACACAGGTGGTGACGCTGATTGTCGTCCTGCTTCGACTCCGCGCAATCTCCCGTCGTCCGGGCCGAGGCCCTCCCTGCGCTCGCCGCGGCGGCCGTCGTGTTGACCACCACCCCCATGAGCACCACCGTCCCATCCGCCACACTCACCTGTGCGCGAGTCCCCGCCCCTATCGACAAGCCGCCCTCCGCACCTCCTCCCGCGAAGGCGGATCGGGGAGGAGACAACCGCGACCACAACCCGCCTCCGGGCACTTTCGGCAACCCCTGAGCCAGCTTTGCCCCCGCTACCGTTACCAGCACCCTCAGCCCGACACCTCCCAACACTTTGCCGAAGCGTTCTGCCGCCGCGTCCAGTTCCTCCCTCGTCCTCGCTGCTTCTGCCTCCCGGTAGAGGTTCAGGCACGCCAGTCCCACGTGGTGCAATTCCGTCGCGGTATAGGTCAGCAGCAGCCCCACCGTCACCGCCGCCGCGAGAGCCTTGGAGAAGACGGGCTCCGGCGCGGCCCACGCCAGCAGGTACAACATCATGGAGGAGCCTACGGACAGCAAGACGGCGGGCGAGCTGAACAGCTCCCTGGCGGCCTCGCGCACGCCCTGTCCCATGTAACGTGGCGACAGTTGGAGCGCCTGGAACCACCGGGCGCTCTCCAGCGATACCGGGAGTCCGACCAGGGCCGCGCCCAGCGCCGCCTCATCCTGCTCTCGGACACGCCGCTCCAGGGCCGTGGTCCGGGTGTCCGCCAGTGTTCCGAGCAGCAGGCCCGCTCGCACCCGCGTGTGGGCATCCAATGGAAAGGTAGGCCAGGGTCCCGAGCGCACTTCCTTGAATGCGCCTTCCAGCATCGCCACCACCTCGCGCGCCTCACCCACTGTCCACACCGCCAGGGCCGGGTGGGGCCCGAGCGCCGGGAAGGTGAGCTTCAGCCCGTGTCCCGGCTCTCCCGTGTACCCGCGCACAGTCACGGGCGCTAGGACAGGAAACCTCGCCTCGGATCCAGTCGGAGCGGCCCACGCCAAGAGCGGAACGAGCAGTAACGCGACGAGAACCAGGGTAACGTACCACCGCATGTCGGACGCCTCCGCCTGCTGTGCATCCAGGGCCGTCAACGGCCATCATGCCACTCATGGAGACAAGGGGGCCAGATATGGCTCCGCTCCACATCATTCGAGGAACTCATGACAAAACCACGCGTGTTCATTGGCTCCTCCGTAGAGGGACTACATATCGCTGAATCCATCCAGGCGGCAAACGTCCGCGTACCTGTCCGCATAATCAACGGCGGCTCTGACATCGAATACGTCGAGAACAACCTGCCGGAAACCAGGTCACACGCGACGAGTGGATGGCGGCTGGTCGGCGCGTATTGCGCCGCCACCCATTTACGGCTCCGCTCCTCTAGACAACATCTATGTCCGGGTGCTTAGGCTTCGTCCATGACCATGCTCACCCTACAGATCGAAGATACGCGCACCGGACTGGTGGAGAATCGAACCCTCGGTGATTGGCTCGAGCACGTCAGTGCAGGGGTGAGCATCGGCTCAGCGGAGGACTGCACCGTGCGCCTGGTTGCACAGGGAATCGCGAGCCACCACGCGCGTTACTATGGACTTAGCAACCACCGGTTCCTCGATGTCCTCGACGAGGATGCGGAAGTGCATTTCCTCACGCAATCAGTCCGCCGGGGAGTTTCTAAACGAGTGGATTACCTGCCCTTCACAATCGGGCCGTACACCCTCCGTTTCGGTGAGAAATAACTGCAAACTGAATGATCGTGCTGGGAAACGTAAAGCCTCTCTTGAGAAGAACAAGCTACCCGGAAATCGAGCCGGATGAATCCAGGAAGCACAGGGCGCGCTCGAGCTCCGCCGCCTTACGGAAGCCCGGCACTCCGAAGGCGCTCCACTCGGACAGCAGGAGCTGGGCCGCGTCGTAGTCATCGTCGAAGAAGCGCACGCCCCGGTGCTCGGCGTCCCAGCGCCCCACGCGCGAGAGCATGCGCAGCCCCGCCCCTGCCGCCCGCGCGGCCTCGTCGCGCGAGCGCAGGGAAGCACTCGGGGAGAGGCCCTCCACCCACCGGGACGCCGGGTGCTTCACCCACCCCCTGCCCGCCTCCACCAGGAAACCCGCCAGGTCCCTCCTCCGCGCGGTGTCGACCGCCTCCAGGAAGGCACCCAGCACGGCCTCCTGCGCCGCGCCGAGGGCCACCAACATCTTGGCTCGGAGATCCGGTGCTTGGAGTCCTCCATGTGGATCCACCGGAGGGTGAGGTCCGAGTCCCTCATGGGAGATAGGCATGCCCAAGCAGGCGGCCTGGCCTCTGCATCGGCCCGGTGCACTGCTCAGCCGACACCCGTCCGCCGCCCTCCTCGGCCCCTCTGCTCCAGCCCACCCCCTCAACACCGCATCTCTCCTGCCTATACGCAGATCGGCGACGAGCGGGTCACGCTCGTCTACCACCTGCCTCCGCCGAGCTCGTCGGGAGGCTGTGTCGCCC contains:
- a CDS encoding AHH domain-containing protein, yielding MTVRGYTGEPGHGLKLTFPALGPHPALAVWTVGEAREVVAMLEGAFKEVRSGPWPTFPLDAHTRVRAGLLLGTLADTRTTALERRVREQDEAALGAALVGLPVSLESARWFQALQLSPRYMGQGVREAARELFSSPAVLLSVGSSMMLYLLAWAAPEPVFSKALAAAVTVGLLLTYTATELHHVGLACLNLYREAEAARTREELDAAAERFGKVLGGVGLRVLVTVAGAKLAQGLPKVPGGGLWSRLSPPRSAFAGGGAEGGLSIGAGTRAQVSVADGTVVLMGVVVNTTAAAASAGRASARTTGDCAESKQDDNQRHHLCTDKNNTSEATGGPWTPLFEELFARAGVGLDDPANLVYLRGHKGPHPEAYHQEVFDRLRGALGICKTKTECRVLLTKMLDKIAGEVCMPNSKLNKLATKTP
- a CDS encoding imm11 family protein, with translation MSTQAKYYRLHDNMRVRKRWHLRMPVNAQGEWIDTWQFNEGRVLDIPGPIRFPVRPTGVVLEYTLSMGIPVVHRRVVSLFERLGLDREVQFLPAEVEGQTEPWFIINTLQVIRCIDDARCEEVFYWQPEDERPDKLGEYQNVRGLKVDPEKIGGANIFRPWGWLVALLVSERVKQAMEDEGITGIDFTPV